One Sulfurimonas sp. HSL-3221 genomic window, GTGTATTCCATTCCTGTTGACGTATTGGTCTCAAACTGCCAGCCTAGCAATTCACCGTAAAATGCTTTCGAACCTTCCACGTCGTCTGTCACCAACTCGAACCAGCTGAACATGCCATTTTGCTCTGTCGGATTAGCCATGTTTGCCTCCTCAACCGTTTTTGAGCCATTGTATCACAGTTAAATTTCCGTGCTATAATCAGCCAAAGGAGCGTGTATGGGCACGAAGCACGATATGCTGGGAACGGAACTGGAACAAGGGGAGATCCTCAAAGAGATTGTCCACGACGACCGCAGGATCGAAAGCGGCGAGGCGTTTGAGCGGGAGCGGCGCGAACACAACAAGAACGGCAAAAAGCGGGTCGCCGTCTGGATCCGCAAGAGCGTGATTGACTACGAAGATGAGCTCAAGCAGCTGCAGATCGAACTGCTGAAGCTGCAGAAACACGTCAAAGAGCAGGGACTGAAACTGCTGCTCATCTTCGAGGGGCGCGACGCTGCCGGCAAGGGCGGGACGATCAAGCGCATCACCGAACACCTCAACCCCCGCGGCGCGCGCGTCGTGGCGCTCAACAAGCCCTCGGACGTCGAAAAGACGCAGTGGTATTTCCAGCGCTACGTCGAGCACCTCCCCAGTGCGGGCGAGATCGTCCTCTTCGACCGCAGCTGGTACAACCGTGCCGGGGTTGAGCCTGTGATGGGCTTCTGTACCCAGGACGAGCACCAGGAGTTCCTGCACGAAGTCCCGCAGTTCGAGCGGATGCTCGTCAATGCCGGCATCATTCTCGTGAAGTTCTACTTCTCCGTCTCGAAAAAAGAGCAGGCCAAACGCTTCAAAGAGCGCGAGAACAACCCCCTGAAACACTACAAGCTCTCCCCCATCGACCTCCGCTCGCAGGAGCTCTGGGACAAATACACCATCGCCGAATACTCCATGTTCATGGCGTCGCACACCGATCACTCCCCCTGGACGATCATCCACGCGGACAAGAAGAAAAAAGCGCGGCTGAACTGCATCAAACACATACTGAAACAGATTAATTATTCGGAAAAGATCGGAAAGAAGACGTTGAAGACGGACAAAGAAACGCTCTATTCGGCGGACAGGATGATCGCCGAATTCGACAGCAGCGTTGCCCTGCAGCCCGAAAAGGCCGCAAAGGGGAGTTAGATAAAGTTCAGGATCTCCGCTTCGATCTGCTCTTTTTCGATAATGGTCTTCTGGGTGACCGGCTTGTCGAAGAGGGCCTTGATCATTGCCGGGATACCGATCTTCGCTTCGGCAGCGATGGCGTTGAGCGCGTCGATGTCGTGCGTATCGACTTCGCCCGTCAGTGCGTTCGCGATCGTCGGGGAGAACTTCGTCCACTCCGCCGTGGAGTAGGCGATGGTTTTGAGTTCCTTCTTCGCGCAGTGCTCGTAGGCTTTGAAACAGGTCGCCGTATGCGGGTCCATCAGGTAGCCGTCCGCGAACGCCGCCTTGATATAGGCCTTGCCCTCGTCGCCCGTCGCGTAATCCGCCGCGAAGAACTCCTGGAGTTTGTCCAGTTCCATGAAACAGAGCTCGTAGTTGTGTTCCTCGTCCAGGGAGCGCATCAGCTCTTTGGTACGCGCTTCGCCGAAGAGGTCGTAAAGGACGCGCTCGACGTTGGAGGATTTGAGAATATCCATCGCCGGAGAGGTCGTCGCGACGACGTGGGCGTCGCGCAGGTCGTATTTTCCGGTCGTAATGAGGCGGGTCAGGACGTTGTTCTCGTTGGAGGCGATGATGATCTTCTCGACCGGCAGTCCCATCTTCATGGCGTAGTAGCCGCCCAGGGCGTTACCGAAGTTGCCGCTCGGTACGTCCAGGTAGACCTTTTCGCCCATGGTGATCTCGCCCTGGCGCACCAGTTCGAGGTAGCTGTGGATGTGATAGATGATCTGGAAGATGATGCGGCCGAAGTTGACGGAGTTCGCCGCGGAGAGGGAGGTGCTCTTCTCCTTGAGGGCTGCTTTGAATGTCTCGGATGCCAGCAGCTGCTTCAACGCGCCCTGTGCATCATCGAAGCTCCCCTTGATG contains:
- the thrC gene encoding threonine synthase, whose product is MQFIETRGNDGTHPLKVTFSQAILSPIASFGGLYVPETLPELGEAFLQKHLDSSYKTMAKDMLTRFAIDIDEAVIDEALALYDAFDDPSNPVPVVKVREDLYVSELYHGPTRAFKDMALQPFGIVLSSIAQARNENYLILAATSGDTGPAALETFKNRANVKVACLYPDGGTSDVQRLQMVTEDAENLKVIGIKGSFDDAQGALKQLLASETFKAALKEKSTSLSAANSVNFGRIIFQIIYHIHSYLELVRQGEITMGEKVYLDVPSGNFGNALGGYYAMKMGLPVEKIIIASNENNVLTRLITTGKYDLRDAHVVATTSPAMDILKSSNVERVLYDLFGEARTKELMRSLDEEHNYELCFMELDKLQEFFAADYATGDEGKAYIKAAFADGYLMDPHTATCFKAYEHCAKKELKTIAYSTAEWTKFSPTIANALTGEVDTHDIDALNAIAAEAKIGIPAMIKALFDKPVTQKTIIEKEQIEAEILNFI
- the ppk2 gene encoding polyphosphate kinase 2, which codes for MGTKHDMLGTELEQGEILKEIVHDDRRIESGEAFERERREHNKNGKKRVAVWIRKSVIDYEDELKQLQIELLKLQKHVKEQGLKLLLIFEGRDAAGKGGTIKRITEHLNPRGARVVALNKPSDVEKTQWYFQRYVEHLPSAGEIVLFDRSWYNRAGVEPVMGFCTQDEHQEFLHEVPQFERMLVNAGIILVKFYFSVSKKEQAKRFKERENNPLKHYKLSPIDLRSQELWDKYTIAEYSMFMASHTDHSPWTIIHADKKKKARLNCIKHILKQINYSEKIGKKTLKTDKETLYSADRMIAEFDSSVALQPEKAAKGS